One region of Bacterioplanoides sp. SCSIO 12839 genomic DNA includes:
- a CDS encoding efflux RND transporter periplasmic adaptor subunit: MSAPQKSSLKSAMIVVAVLLVGLAIAAFIIKSAPRPERVTPEVKARLVEVADIRVAQQLPYWSAGGRVMASQQVDLMPEVSGRIKSIAADAIPGARLSKGALLAEIDERDYRLAMAQRQAAYAQAVAALKIEKGQASLAREEYELAAAQLSAEDKALVLREPQIAQAQAEVQTAKANLDQAALNLERTRIRMPFDGQINQRHISVGSQVSVSGRAFELVNTDEFWIEVKIPAAFLPLLDPQQPALIRQSGWLASEVREAQVLNVLPAVDSADRQVKVLLSLSDPLALENPELAKVLLNDFVEVQLFGRLNQPSYEIAAQLIDNNNQIWVVNDGQLQQRTVDVLYRGRELSWVASDLADSDEASGVQPGDKLLISKVDAAVAGAPVRVLGDDSSTNKAADNDVDSGKDEGVSYD; this comes from the coding sequence ATGAGTGCACCACAAAAATCTTCATTGAAATCCGCCATGATTGTTGTGGCTGTCTTGCTTGTTGGTCTGGCCATTGCGGCATTTATTATCAAAAGTGCCCCGCGTCCTGAACGAGTGACCCCGGAAGTAAAAGCTCGTCTGGTTGAGGTGGCGGATATTCGTGTGGCGCAACAACTGCCTTACTGGAGTGCCGGCGGGCGTGTGATGGCGTCCCAACAAGTTGACTTAATGCCCGAAGTGTCTGGCCGGATTAAGTCCATTGCGGCGGATGCCATCCCGGGTGCGCGGCTGAGTAAGGGTGCGTTGTTGGCCGAAATTGATGAGCGTGACTATCGGTTGGCCATGGCTCAGCGGCAAGCAGCTTATGCTCAGGCTGTAGCGGCGTTGAAAATAGAGAAGGGGCAGGCGTCACTTGCCCGTGAGGAGTATGAGTTGGCGGCAGCGCAATTGTCGGCGGAAGATAAAGCTCTGGTGTTACGTGAGCCTCAGATTGCTCAGGCACAAGCCGAAGTTCAGACGGCCAAAGCTAACCTTGATCAGGCTGCTTTAAATCTGGAAAGAACCCGTATTCGTATGCCATTTGACGGACAAATTAATCAACGCCACATTTCAGTTGGCAGCCAGGTATCGGTATCGGGCCGTGCTTTTGAACTGGTGAATACCGATGAATTCTGGATTGAAGTGAAAATCCCCGCGGCCTTCCTGCCTCTGCTTGATCCGCAACAGCCTGCGCTTATTCGCCAATCTGGCTGGTTGGCGTCAGAAGTGCGTGAGGCACAGGTTCTGAATGTATTGCCGGCCGTTGATAGTGCCGACCGTCAGGTCAAGGTGTTGCTGTCATTATCCGATCCTTTAGCGTTGGAAAACCCTGAATTAGCCAAAGTATTGCTGAATGACTTTGTCGAAGTGCAGCTGTTTGGTCGTTTGAATCAACCCAGCTACGAAATTGCGGCGCAATTAATCGACAATAACAACCAGATTTGGGTGGTAAATGATGGCCAGTTACAGCAAAGAACGGTGGATGTTTTATACCGCGGACGTGAGCTGAGTTGGGTGGCTAGCGATCTGGCAGATAGTGATGAAGCGTCAGGAGTTCAGCCGGGAGATAAGCTGTTGATCAGTAAGGTGGATGCGGCTGTGGCCGGTGCCCCGGTTCGTGTGTTGGGCGACGATAGCAGTACAAATAAGGCTGCTGACAATGATGTTGATTCTGGCAAAGATGAAGGTGTGAGTTATGACTGA